A genomic region of Methylobacterium durans contains the following coding sequences:
- the ccmA gene encoding heme ABC exporter ATP-binding protein CcmA — MRLTVTGLAVRRSGRRIFAGLSFALGPGEALMVTGRNGAGKSTLLAVLAGRLKPDAGEVLVAEVGEATLPECLHVVGHRDGLKSALTAEENLAFARDLLGDPALTPGEALAELGLAHALKLPVAYLSAGQRRRVALARLLVCRRPLWLLDEPTAALDLASQGVLAALMARHRAGGGLVVAATHQALGLDDAQELRIERPAPATEAEAFA; from the coding sequence GTGCGCCTCACCGTCACCGGCCTCGCCGTCCGCCGCTCCGGGCGCCGCATCTTCGCGGGCCTCTCCTTCGCCCTCGGCCCCGGCGAGGCGCTGATGGTCACGGGCCGCAATGGGGCCGGCAAGTCGACGCTGCTCGCCGTGCTCGCCGGCCGGCTGAAGCCCGATGCCGGCGAGGTCCTCGTCGCCGAGGTCGGCGAGGCGACACTCCCCGAATGCCTGCACGTCGTCGGCCACCGGGACGGGCTCAAGAGCGCCCTGACGGCGGAGGAGAATCTCGCCTTCGCCCGCGACCTCCTCGGCGATCCGGCCCTCACGCCCGGCGAGGCGCTGGCGGAGCTCGGCCTCGCCCACGCCCTGAAGCTGCCGGTCGCCTACCTCTCGGCGGGGCAGCGACGGCGGGTGGCCCTCGCCCGCCTCCTCGTCTGCCGCCGGCCACTCTGGCTCCTCGACGAGCCGACGGCGGCCCTCGACCTCGCCTCGCAGGGCGTGCTCGCCGCCCTGATGGCCCGCCACCGGGCGGGCGGTGGCCTCGTCGTCGCGGCGACCCATCAGGCGCTCGGCCTCGACGACGCCCAGGAGCTGCGCATCGAGCGCCCTGCCCCCGCTACCGAGGCGGAGGCCTTCGCGTGA
- the ccmB gene encoding heme exporter protein CcmB, which produces MIRAFRALVARDLTLAARVGGSGALSLVFFLMIVALVPFALGPDLNLLSRIGPAILWLAAVLATLIGLDRLFQADEEDGSLDLMTGAPVPLELVVLAKVAAHWLTTGLPLALASPLFGLLVALDGTAMAATALTLLVGTPALTFVGAVGAALTASIRRGGLILAVLVLPLMIPTLIFGVSAAQSALSDTVPFATPLTILAALSLIAAVVGTLAAAAALRWSE; this is translated from the coding sequence GTGATCCGCGCCTTCCGCGCCCTCGTCGCCCGCGACCTCACGCTCGCCGCCCGCGTCGGCGGCTCGGGCGCGCTCTCGCTCGTCTTCTTCCTGATGATCGTGGCGCTGGTGCCCTTCGCGCTCGGGCCCGACCTCAACCTCCTGTCGCGGATCGGCCCGGCCATCCTCTGGCTCGCCGCGGTGCTCGCCACCCTCATCGGCCTCGACCGCCTGTTCCAGGCCGACGAGGAGGACGGCTCCCTCGACCTGATGACGGGCGCGCCCGTTCCCCTCGAACTCGTGGTGCTCGCCAAGGTCGCGGCGCACTGGCTCACCACCGGTCTGCCGCTGGCTCTCGCCTCGCCCCTGTTCGGCCTCCTCGTCGCCCTCGACGGCACCGCCATGGCGGCGACCGCGCTGACCCTCCTCGTCGGCACCCCAGCGCTCACCTTCGTCGGTGCGGTCGGAGCCGCGCTCACCGCCTCGATCCGCCGCGGCGGCCTGATCCTCGCCGTGCTCGTTCTGCCGCTGATGATCCCGACCCTGATCTTCGGCGTCTCGGCGGCTCAGTCGGCGCTCAGTGACACCGTGCCCTTCGCGACGCCGCTGACGATCCTCGCGGCCCTCAGCCTGATCGCGGCGGTGGTCGGTACGCTTGCGGCGGCGGCGGCCTTGCGCTGGTCGGAGTGA